One genomic window of Candidatus Methylomirabilota bacterium includes the following:
- a CDS encoding AIR synthase family protein: MSPLPVGKLSGDTLQRLFAKYVRASGPPEAGARVIVGPRVGEDAAVLDMGDRYLVATTDPITFATDAAGWYALHVNANDVAVRGARPSWFLATLLLPEGDTEPAQVEALFGEIAEACEALGVALVGGHTEVTAGLSRPIVIGTMLGEVAKDALVTTGGARPGDALLLTKGVPLEGAAIIARERGEEAARRGVAADVIERARGLLRQPGISVVPDARLAAEAARVHAMHDPTEGGLATACWEMAEAADAGVRVERERVPLFPEGERLCSAFGLDPLGTIASGALLMAVAPGDADRVIARCRAGGVACAAIGHVTERREGMTLMERGRARALPVFPQDEISKLFAGS; this comes from the coding sequence ATGTCGCCGCTTCCGGTCGGCAAGCTCTCCGGCGACACGCTGCAGCGCCTCTTCGCGAAGTACGTGCGCGCGAGCGGACCTCCGGAGGCGGGCGCCCGGGTGATCGTGGGCCCGCGCGTGGGCGAGGATGCCGCCGTCCTCGACATGGGTGACCGGTACCTCGTGGCCACCACCGATCCCATCACGTTCGCGACGGATGCGGCGGGCTGGTACGCGCTGCACGTCAACGCCAACGACGTGGCGGTGCGCGGGGCGCGGCCGTCATGGTTTCTCGCGACGCTACTGTTGCCCGAGGGCGACACGGAGCCGGCGCAGGTGGAAGCGCTGTTCGGGGAGATTGCGGAGGCGTGCGAGGCGCTGGGCGTGGCGCTGGTGGGCGGGCACACCGAGGTGACCGCCGGCCTTTCGCGGCCGATCGTGATCGGGACCATGCTGGGTGAGGTCGCGAAGGACGCGCTCGTCACGACCGGGGGGGCGCGGCCGGGCGACGCGCTCCTCCTCACGAAGGGCGTGCCGCTCGAGGGCGCGGCGATCATCGCGCGCGAGCGCGGCGAGGAGGCGGCGCGCCGCGGCGTCGCCGCCGACGTGATCGAGCGGGCGCGGGGGCTGCTGCGCCAGCCCGGGATCAGCGTGGTGCCGGACGCGCGGCTCGCCGCCGAGGCGGCGCGCGTGCACGCGATGCATGACCCCACCGAGGGCGGCCTCGCCACCGCGTGCTGGGAGATGGCGGAGGCGGCGGACGCGGGGGTGCGCGTGGAGCGCGAGCGCGTGCCGCTCTTTCCAGAGGGCGAGCGGCTCTGCTCAGCGTTCGGCCTGGATCCGCTGGGCACCATCGCCTCGGGCGCGCTGCTGATGGCGGTGGCGCCGGGGGATGCCGACCGGGTGATTGCGCGCTGCCGGGCAGGCGGCGTCGCGTGCGCGGCGATCGGTCACGTGACCGAGCGGCGCGAGGGCATGACGCTCATGGAGCGCGGGCGCGCGCGCGCGCTGCCCGTGTTTCCGCAGGACGAGATCTCGAAACTCTTCGCCGGGAGCTGA
- the ggt gene encoding gamma-glutamyltransferase produces MPVQIGYAHRQAPLARRGMVAACHPLASLAGVEVLKAGGNVIDAAIATNAVLAVTQPNYCGVGGDLFCLYHEAATGRIHCLLGAGRSGSRASVAELGRRGLKAVPLVGPGSVSVPGATRAWRMLLERFGTTPLRRLLEPAVHYAAEGFPLTDIVAQNIRDRSELFDDPEWWRVFVPGGIFPKAGDLFRQPDLARTLTELGEDGDLFYRGRVAKAIAQRLAQDGFLTADDLAAHEGEWGEPIATTYRGYTVYETPPPTQGVAALLGLNILEGFDLAALPVHSIEHLHLLAEVVKIAYADRDRWVADPEHTSLPTARLLSKDYAGRRREIFDSGKAQAHTWGDAEGDTTGFVVADGQGNVVSVIQSLYRSFGAGVVPPGTGVVLQNRGAYFNIDPAHPNVFDPGKRPFHTLLASIVMRDSRPVIGFSSMGGDGQAMFHIQALTNAIDYGMEIQEAIERPRFMFGRLLPSDAPDLLRLEGRIPADVVDEMRRRGHKVKVVSDWFTQMGHAHGITLTDGTLRGGADARGDGAALGF; encoded by the coding sequence ATGCCGGTTCAGATCGGATACGCGCATCGCCAGGCGCCGCTGGCTCGCCGGGGCATGGTGGCCGCTTGCCACCCCCTGGCCAGCCTCGCCGGCGTGGAGGTGCTGAAGGCGGGCGGCAACGTCATCGACGCCGCCATCGCCACCAACGCAGTCCTCGCGGTCACCCAGCCGAACTACTGCGGCGTGGGCGGCGACCTCTTCTGCCTCTATCACGAGGCGGCGACGGGACGGATCCACTGTCTACTCGGCGCCGGCCGCTCGGGCTCGCGGGCCAGCGTCGCCGAGCTGGGGCGACGGGGTCTCAAGGCCGTCCCGTTGGTCGGGCCGGGCTCGGTCTCGGTACCCGGCGCCACCCGGGCCTGGCGCATGCTGCTCGAGCGCTTCGGCACCACGCCGCTGCGCCGCCTGCTCGAGCCCGCGGTGCACTACGCGGCGGAGGGCTTTCCCCTCACGGACATCGTGGCCCAGAACATCCGCGATCGCTCCGAGCTGTTCGACGACCCCGAGTGGTGGCGCGTGTTCGTCCCCGGCGGCATCTTTCCGAAGGCGGGCGATCTCTTCCGCCAGCCCGACCTCGCCCGTACGCTCACGGAGCTGGGCGAGGACGGCGACCTCTTCTATCGCGGACGGGTGGCGAAGGCCATCGCGCAGCGCTTGGCCCAGGACGGCTTCCTCACCGCCGACGATCTCGCCGCCCACGAGGGCGAGTGGGGCGAGCCGATCGCGACCACGTACCGGGGCTACACGGTCTACGAGACGCCGCCGCCCACCCAGGGCGTGGCCGCCTTGCTCGGGCTCAACATCCTCGAAGGCTTCGATCTCGCCGCGCTTCCCGTGCATTCGATCGAGCACCTCCACCTTCTGGCGGAGGTGGTGAAGATCGCCTACGCCGACCGCGACCGCTGGGTCGCCGATCCCGAGCACACGAGCCTTCCCACCGCCCGACTCCTCTCGAAGGACTACGCGGGACGTCGGCGCGAGATCTTCGATTCCGGCAAGGCGCAGGCGCACACGTGGGGAGACGCCGAGGGGGACACCACCGGCTTCGTGGTGGCCGACGGGCAGGGCAACGTGGTCAGTGTGATCCAGAGCCTCTACCGGAGCTTCGGCGCCGGCGTCGTACCGCCGGGCACCGGCGTGGTGCTGCAGAATCGCGGCGCCTACTTCAACATCGATCCCGCCCACCCGAACGTGTTCGACCCCGGTAAGCGCCCCTTCCATACGCTGCTGGCCTCCATCGTCATGCGCGACAGTCGGCCGGTGATCGGCTTCTCGAGCATGGGCGGGGACGGGCAGGCGATGTTCCACATCCAGGCGCTCACCAACGCGATCGACTACGGCATGGAGATCCAGGAGGCGATCGAGCGTCCGCGCTTCATGTTCGGACGGCTGCTTCCGTCGGACGCACCCGACCTCCTGCGCCTCGAGGGTCGCATCCCAGCCGATGTCGTCGACGAGATGCGCCGGCGCGGGCACAAGGTCAAGGTGGTCTCCGACTGGTTCACCCAGATGGGCCACGCGCACGGGATCACGCTCACCGACGGCACGCTGCGGGGTGGCGCGGACGCCCGCGGCGACGGCGCGGCCCTCGGCTTTTGA
- a CDS encoding DUF2889 domain-containing protein, with protein ELAAGRPGAGLFVDAAIEVARLARQVARLPRARVDMVRLGDARGFWALDSEGWVDLPSSCFTYSAAGRTALESRPVRAAARPDLYSPPEGAHGVFQRRKLARLVRTGERLDLFHAMHDDIHGFDLHLEVDLARGVIVAADSVTSRLPYRGLCDEPQGRFATLVGERMDQALRKRIQTGLGGEAGCGQLYDLTADLLKLLHLE; from the coding sequence CGAGCTCGCCGCGGGCCGGCCCGGCGCCGGTCTCTTCGTCGACGCCGCCATCGAGGTGGCGCGCCTCGCGCGTCAGGTGGCGCGCCTGCCCCGCGCGCGGGTCGACATGGTGCGCCTCGGTGACGCCCGCGGGTTCTGGGCGCTGGACAGCGAAGGGTGGGTCGATCTGCCCAGCTCCTGCTTCACCTACAGCGCGGCGGGCCGCACCGCGCTGGAGTCGCGCCCGGTCCGGGCCGCGGCGCGGCCCGACCTCTACAGCCCGCCCGAAGGCGCGCACGGGGTCTTTCAGCGGCGCAAGCTCGCCCGGCTCGTGCGCACCGGCGAGCGCCTCGATCTGTTTCATGCCATGCACGACGACATTCACGGCTTCGATCTCCACCTGGAGGTGGATCTGGCCCGCGGTGTCATCGTCGCCGCCGACTCGGTCACGTCGCGGCTCCCGTATCGCGGGCTCTGCGACGAGCCGCAGGGCCGCTTCGCCACGCTCGTGGGCGAGCGCATGGATCAGGCGCTGCGCAAGCGCATCCAGACCGGTCTGGGCGGTGAGGCGGGCTGCGGCCAGCTCTACGACCTCACCGCCGACCTCCTCAAGCTGCTCCACCTCGAGTGA
- a CDS encoding HAD-IA family hydrolase has product MLATAHGRPAAIIFDMDGVLIDSEPIGYEAMGLVMARHGAPYDLVQNDEFVGRTSTESFRILRARHGMRPEAEELARQFREAKIRIVRERGVPMPGVLDVLAGARGAGYRLALASSAEVPVIEATVEALGLAPYFELRVSGGEVRRGKPAPDVFLETARRLALPPAHCLVVEDSRNGLLAAKAAGMRCIVVPCEATLSHDFTGADGRIARLLDLLPLLS; this is encoded by the coding sequence GTGCTCGCGACCGCTCACGGCCGCCCGGCCGCCATCATCTTCGACATGGACGGCGTGCTCATCGACTCCGAGCCGATCGGCTACGAGGCGATGGGACTGGTGATGGCGCGCCACGGCGCGCCCTACGACCTCGTGCAGAACGACGAGTTCGTGGGCCGCACCAGCACCGAGAGCTTCCGTATCCTCCGCGCGCGGCACGGCATGCGGCCCGAGGCGGAGGAGCTGGCGCGGCAGTTTCGCGAGGCCAAGATCCGCATCGTGCGAGAGCGCGGCGTGCCCATGCCCGGCGTGCTCGACGTGCTGGCGGGCGCGCGCGGGGCGGGCTATCGTCTGGCCCTCGCCTCCTCCGCCGAGGTGCCGGTGATCGAGGCCACCGTGGAGGCGCTCGGGCTCGCGCCCTATTTCGAGCTGCGCGTGTCGGGGGGCGAGGTGAGACGGGGCAAGCCCGCCCCCGACGTGTTCCTCGAGACGGCGCGGCGGCTGGCGCTGCCGCCCGCGCACTGCCTGGTGGTCGAGGACTCGCGCAATGGCTTGCTCGCGGCCAAGGCCGCCGGCATGCGCTGCATCGTGGTACCGTGCGAGGCGACGCTGAGCCACGATTTCACGGGCGCGGACGGGCGCATCGCGCGCCTCCTCGACCTGCTGCCGCTCCTGTCCTGA